The Amblyomma americanum isolate KBUSLIRL-KWMA chromosome 3, ASM5285725v1, whole genome shotgun sequence genome window below encodes:
- the LOC144125669 gene encoding putative sodium-coupled neutral amino acid transporter 11 isoform X2 — MASSESTYILDRRESVKEDGSASQETSSLLQTSFNYINSIIGSGVVGIAYALKQAGFGMGLILLVMFAATTDYSLCILIKAGITTGTSTYQDLVQAAFGLPGFYALTFMQFIYPFIAMISYNVIIGDTVTKVFVRIFNVAPDSILGNRHFIVIMASLLVTLPLSLHRNISKLNKVSLMSLLIILAILGFVIVRMGTFVNIVPSPPGSYVFADRGITKAIGVIAFAYMCHHNSFLLFAALKDPTQRRWNKVTHISLALSCVLIVLFGIGGYVSFNIYSQGDLFENYCKDDDIANAARLLFTLTIMLTYPIECFVTREVLDNAFFVTRFPSNLVRHIIMTLFIVLTTFAFSTLTDCLGIVLELNGVLAAIPLAYILPAATYLKVENGPLLSWAKIPALMLAVCGAAVAICGTVVAILDISSGVSCSHGADMHYCIQPAANITT, encoded by the exons GAGGATGGCTCCGCTTCCCAGGAAACTAGCAGCTTATTACAAACAAGCTTTAATTACATCAACAGCATCATTGGATCTGGAGTTGTAG GAATTGCATATGCACTGAAGCAAGCTGGCTTTGGAATGGGACTCATTCTTCTGGTAATGTTTGCGGCCACTACTGATTACTCTTTGTGCATTTTAATCAAGGCTGGCATCACGACAGGCACATCAACTTATCAG GATCTTGTCCAGGCTGCCTTTGGGCTACCAGGATTTTATGCATTGACCTTCATGCAGTTCATTTACCCATTTATAG CTATGATCAGCTATAACGTCATTATTGGTGACACAGTCACAAAGGTGTTTGTGCGAATCTTCAACG TGGCACCTGACAGCATCCTTGGCAATCGCCACTTCATAGTCATCATGGCTTCACTACTTGTCACTTTACCACTTTCCCTGCACAGGAACATATCAAAGCTCAACAAG GTGTCACTGATGTCACTTCTAATTATTCTTGCAATTCTGGGTTTTGTGATTGTGCGAATGGGAACCTTCGTGAATATTGT GCCCTCGCCTCCTGGTTCCTATGTGTTTGCTGACAGGGGTATCACAAAGGCTATTGGTGTCATAGCATTTG CCTACATGTGCCACCACAACTCGTTCCTGCTGTTTGCTGCACTCAAAGATCCCACCCAGAGGCGGTGGAACAAGGTGACCCACATCAGCCTGGCCCTCTCCTGTGTCCTCATCGTGCTCTTTGGAATTGGTGGTTATGTTTCCTTCAATATCTACAGCCAGG GAGATTTGTTTGAAAACTACTgcaaagacgacgacattgccAATGCAGCAAGGCTGCTCTTCACGCTCACCATAATGCTGACATACCCTATTGAGTGCTTTGTCACTCGGGAG GTTTTAGACAATGCATTCTTCGTGACTAGATTCCCTTCTAATTTGGTGCGCCACATCATCATGACACTGTTCATAGTACTGACCACTTTTGCATTTTCAACACTGACTGACTGCCTTGGCATCGTCCTCGAACTCAAT GGCGTATTGGCTGCAATACCACTTGCTTACATCCTGCCAGCGGCCACATACCTCAAGGTGGAAAATGGACCCTTGCTCTCTTGGGCCAAGATTCCAGCACTTATGCTGGCAGTCTGCGGAGCAGCAGTTGCCATCTGTGGCACTGTGGTGGCCATCCTCGACATCAGCTCTGGCGTCTCCTGCAGCCATGGAGCGGACATGCATTACTGCATCCAGCCGGCAGCAAACATCACGACCTAG
- the LOC144125669 gene encoding putative sodium-coupled neutral amino acid transporter 11 isoform X1 — protein sequence MASSESTYILDRRESVKSDDSTDTKQLVLEDGSASQETSSLLQTSFNYINSIIGSGVVGIAYALKQAGFGMGLILLVMFAATTDYSLCILIKAGITTGTSTYQDLVQAAFGLPGFYALTFMQFIYPFIAMISYNVIIGDTVTKVFVRIFNVAPDSILGNRHFIVIMASLLVTLPLSLHRNISKLNKVSLMSLLIILAILGFVIVRMGTFVNIVPSPPGSYVFADRGITKAIGVIAFAYMCHHNSFLLFAALKDPTQRRWNKVTHISLALSCVLIVLFGIGGYVSFNIYSQGDLFENYCKDDDIANAARLLFTLTIMLTYPIECFVTREVLDNAFFVTRFPSNLVRHIIMTLFIVLTTFAFSTLTDCLGIVLELNGVLAAIPLAYILPAATYLKVENGPLLSWAKIPALMLAVCGAAVAICGTVVAILDISSGVSCSHGADMHYCIQPAANITT from the exons AGTGATGACAGCACTGACACAAAGCAGCTTGTCCTG GAGGATGGCTCCGCTTCCCAGGAAACTAGCAGCTTATTACAAACAAGCTTTAATTACATCAACAGCATCATTGGATCTGGAGTTGTAG GAATTGCATATGCACTGAAGCAAGCTGGCTTTGGAATGGGACTCATTCTTCTGGTAATGTTTGCGGCCACTACTGATTACTCTTTGTGCATTTTAATCAAGGCTGGCATCACGACAGGCACATCAACTTATCAG GATCTTGTCCAGGCTGCCTTTGGGCTACCAGGATTTTATGCATTGACCTTCATGCAGTTCATTTACCCATTTATAG CTATGATCAGCTATAACGTCATTATTGGTGACACAGTCACAAAGGTGTTTGTGCGAATCTTCAACG TGGCACCTGACAGCATCCTTGGCAATCGCCACTTCATAGTCATCATGGCTTCACTACTTGTCACTTTACCACTTTCCCTGCACAGGAACATATCAAAGCTCAACAAG GTGTCACTGATGTCACTTCTAATTATTCTTGCAATTCTGGGTTTTGTGATTGTGCGAATGGGAACCTTCGTGAATATTGT GCCCTCGCCTCCTGGTTCCTATGTGTTTGCTGACAGGGGTATCACAAAGGCTATTGGTGTCATAGCATTTG CCTACATGTGCCACCACAACTCGTTCCTGCTGTTTGCTGCACTCAAAGATCCCACCCAGAGGCGGTGGAACAAGGTGACCCACATCAGCCTGGCCCTCTCCTGTGTCCTCATCGTGCTCTTTGGAATTGGTGGTTATGTTTCCTTCAATATCTACAGCCAGG GAGATTTGTTTGAAAACTACTgcaaagacgacgacattgccAATGCAGCAAGGCTGCTCTTCACGCTCACCATAATGCTGACATACCCTATTGAGTGCTTTGTCACTCGGGAG GTTTTAGACAATGCATTCTTCGTGACTAGATTCCCTTCTAATTTGGTGCGCCACATCATCATGACACTGTTCATAGTACTGACCACTTTTGCATTTTCAACACTGACTGACTGCCTTGGCATCGTCCTCGAACTCAAT GGCGTATTGGCTGCAATACCACTTGCTTACATCCTGCCAGCGGCCACATACCTCAAGGTGGAAAATGGACCCTTGCTCTCTTGGGCCAAGATTCCAGCACTTATGCTGGCAGTCTGCGGAGCAGCAGTTGCCATCTGTGGCACTGTGGTGGCCATCCTCGACATCAGCTCTGGCGTCTCCTGCAGCCATGGAGCGGACATGCATTACTGCATCCAGCCGGCAGCAAACATCACGACCTAG